Part of the Triticum urartu cultivar G1812 chromosome 2, Tu2.1, whole genome shotgun sequence genome, AGCAAAGGTTCTGCATTAAGCCACTTGTCTCTGTGCATTTTGTGTTTGTCTTTACCTGGTTCCATGTCCACTTGAACCAGGTATATTATGAAACATATAATTCTGAATTTCAGTGTATAACTGTACATTGAAGCTAATCAATCATGTTGTGTTTGTCTTTACATTATGAGGTTTCTGCATTGTGTAGTTGAATTGATGTTCTTTCTGAGGATGATAGTGTCTTCGGTGCTTTCTGATTTATGTGAAACTTCCTGAAACCTTGTATGTATGCATTTTGTAGTACATTCTAAAGTTTGAATCTTGTCCATATTACAGACTGTCTGATGTAAATGGGAACCCATTGATCCTCACAGCAAGGGCAGAAAGCTTTGCAGGTCCTCGTGAGTTGACCGATGAAACAACAAGGACTTGGGTCATGATGCTCAAAATTACTACCAAACTTGTTTGTTTAAGTAAGCGGCAATTACATGAGCAGAATCAGGAATCGGCTGAAGAACGCTTTGCAGAGGTAGCCAAGCAATCTTTAGAGCTGATCCTCAAGGCTGCATGTTCATTCGGTGATGCAGAATGGTCTGATGTCCACATTTCGCAACAGCTGACTATTTTTGACACACTTGTTGATGTCCTATTCAATATACAAGACCTGCCTTTCAGTGGATCTGGTGAGGTTGCTGGCATTATTAATAAGATGGTGAATGCTTTCAAAGGTGTAATGCAGAGCACTTCAAATGACATCCGTAGCAGCAAAGAATCTGTTATTCATCCAGCAACTTTTATTCTCATACAAGTCCTGGAGTTTTTTGGTCGTAACAGAGAGATGGTCCAGTCAATACTTGAATCTGGAGATTACAACACTGGCCCATGCTCTGACATGTTTGATTGTTTGGTATCTAAGCTCAAGGAATGTGCAGAAGTAATTTTCCAAGAAAAGGGACAAAGGTGCATATTCTTCTTGAATAACACAAATTATGTTTTGCAAAAGAATTGCCACTCAGGATTACTCCCTCCCAGTGTAGCGAGTAATCTAGTATCACTGATGGACCAGAACATCGTGAGCTACCTTGAGGAATATTGGTTTCCGCTTGTGAGATATTTGGATGGTGATTCTCTGAAGAAGCCACGCGGTTCTTCCTTGGATAAATTTACCAAAGAGTTCTTTACCATCTGTGACAGCCAGATGACTTGGAAAGTTCAAACTAGTCTCAAGGAA contains:
- the LOC125535151 gene encoding uncharacterized protein LOC125535151; translation: MSDYVLFSTQIQALRPRSLRGALCVTLALLVRFSRSLLAAVRTYLRIPVDGADQAAISPRRVPSPVELDPAQVAALTAALRLAIVGGALSIPSLAQRRADASDSDSSDDDDEERGCADDQHLWYPLIESLGGGDAGLFLSGSAASLAELTGAPGLYRLSDVNGNPLILTARAESFAGPRELTDETTRTWVMMLKITTKLVCLSKRQLHEQNQESAEERFAEVAKQSLELILKAACSFGDAEWSDVHISQQLTIFDTLVDVLFNIQDLPFSGSGEVAGIINKMVNAFKGVMQSTSNDIRSSKESVIHPATFILIQVLEFFGRNREMVQSILESGDYNTGPCSDMFDCLVSKLKECAEVIFQEKGQRCIFFLNNTNYVLQKNCHSGLLPPSVASNLVSLMDQNIVSYLEEYWFPLVRYLDGDSLKKPRGSSLDKFTKEFFTICDSQMTWKVQTSLKERLRERIVDLIVPKYVIFLKALQGTPSSWLKRVCRARSEKPIYPAPQLEEVIRGLFER